The following proteins are encoded in a genomic region of Brachypodium distachyon strain Bd21 chromosome 1, Brachypodium_distachyon_v3.0, whole genome shotgun sequence:
- the LOC100829271 gene encoding uncharacterized protein LOC100829271, with amino-acid sequence MSMEGSSSQKKEMERGTERPLGMGKVCGKEEKVVGMKKAPGSCPYCGGGVAATDVEAKLLLCFLPLCRRAKRRFACTACARRLVTYPAILHD; translated from the coding sequence ATGTCGATGGAGGGGTCGTCGTCGCagaagaaggagatggagAGGGGCACGGAGAGACCGTTGGGGATGGGGAAGGTGTgcgggaaggaggagaaggtggTGGGGATGAAGAAGGCGCCGGGGAGCTGCCCgtactgcggcggcggggtggcggcgacggacGTGGAGGCCAagctgctgctctgcttccTGCCGCTCTGCCGCCGCGCCAAGCGGAGGTTCGCATGCACCGCCTGCGCACGGCGACTCGTCACCTACCCCGCCATCCTCCATGACTAG
- the LOC100830783 gene encoding ubiquitin-conjugating enzyme E2 22, translated as MATNENLPPNVIRQLAKELKNLDDSPPEGIKVIVNDDDFATIFADIEGPSGTPYENGIFRMKLILSRDFPHSPPKGFFTTKIFHPNIATSGEICVNTLKKDWNPSLGLRHVLLVVRCLLIEPFPESALNEQAGKLLLENYEEYARHARLFTGIHALKPKNKPKIGAISESNTALNRDQSNTVLNEISTSSASKAFGSNLQDQNTAPSAVLGGTSAVVKKDGPLTVKGPVDKKKMDARKKSLKRL; from the exons ATG GCAACCAACGAGAACCTCCCACCAAATGTTATCAGGCAATTGGCTAAAGAACTGAAAAATCTTGATGATTCACCTCCAGAAGGGATCAAAGTTATTGTTAATGATGATGACTTCGCCACTATTTTTGCTGATATTGAGGGCCCTT CTGGAACTCCATATGAGAATGGAATATTCCGGATGAAGCTAATATTATCTCGTGACTTCCCTCATTCTCCTCCGAAAG GATTtttcacaaccaaaattttTCATCCGAACATAGCAACAAGTGGTGAGATATGTGTTAACACATTGAAGAAGGATTGGAATCCTAGCCTTGGATTAAGACATGTTCTGCTG GTAGTCAGATGCCTTCTGATTGAGCCATTTCCTGAATCCGCCCTTAATGAACAAGCTGGAAAGCTGCTGCTTGAGAACTATGAGGAGTATGCACGGCATGCAAG GCTATTTACGGGTATTCATGCGCTCAAACCCAAGAATAAGCCCAAGATTGGAGCTATTTCTGAGTCAAACACAGCTCTGAATAGAGATCAGTCTAACACTGTTCTCAACGAGATATCTACCTCTAGTGCGTCAAAAGCATTTGGCTCAAATTTGCAGGACCAGAATACTGCTCCTTCTGCTGTTTTAGGAGGAACATCAGCAGTAGTCAAGAAGGACGGACCGCTTACCGTGAAAGGTCCAGTcgacaagaagaagatggatgcgaggaagaagagtctGAAGAGATTATAA